In Sphaerisporangium krabiense, the DNA window CCGGCGCTCCGGCGACAGCAACAGGGTCTTCAGCGCGTCCCTGATGCTCTCCGCGTCCGGCTCGGTGTAGGCCACGGCGTCGCCGCCGACCTCGGGCAGGGAGGTGCGGTGGGTGGTGAGCACGGGAGCGCCGCAGGCCATGGCCTCCAGGACCGGCAGCCCGAACCCCTCGCCACGGGAGGGGAACGCCACGACGACGGCGCCGCCGAGGAAGCCGGGCAGGTCGGTGAACGACAGGTAGCCGGGGCGGACCACGCGCACCGTCACGGGCAGCTCGCCGATCGCGGTGTCGACCTCGTCGCTCCAGCCCGCGCCGCTGGCCAGCACCAGCGCGGGCGGCTCGGGGAGGTCGCGCACGGCCTGGCCGAAGCCGCGCACCAGGTTCGGAACGTTCTTACGCGGCTCGAAGGCGCCGAGGAAGGCGACGTAGGGACGGCCGTGCAGGCCGAGCCGCCCGGCGGCGCGGGCGACCTCGTCGGAGGACGGCTCGTGGAACAGGCCGCGGTCCACGCCGTGGTAGGCGACGTCGATGCGCGTGGGGTCGGCGGCGAGCACCCGCACCAGCTCGTCCCGCGTGGCCTTGGACGGCACGATCACCCGGGCGCAGTCGCGGACGGCGGTGCGGGTGGCGGCGCGGAAGAACGAGCCCTTCAGGTCGCCGTGGCGGTCGTGCTCGGTGAACCACGTGACATCGTGCACGGTGGCCACGGTGGGCAGGCCCGACTGCAGCGGGATCGAATAGTACGGGGCGTGGATGACCTTGGCCGCCACCTTGCGCGCCAGCACGGGAAGGCCGGTCTGCTCCCAGGCCAGGCGCGCGCCGCGGCTGCCGATCGCGGGCGGCCCCGGCAGGATGCGCGCCGAGGCGGCGATCTTGCCGTACCGGTCGGCGTCCGAGCGCTGGCACACCACCGCGAGATCGGCGCCGGCCCGGTCCAGCGCGCTGAGAAGACCGTCGACGTAGCGGATCAGGCCCCCGCGATCCGCGGGGACCGCTGTGGCGTCGACGAGCACACGGGGCGTCACGAGCCGCGCTCCTTTCGGGTCACCGGTTCACTCTATTGCGAGGCTCCCCGGAATCGGGGGCGTTATCACCGCCCATTTCCCCAAGTGCCCTGCCCGGTGCCATGACCATTAACCTGCGCGACGCCGGCCCCGGGCCGGCGCGTCACTCGTTGCGGGCGGGCACGGGGACGGCACGGGCGCGGCGGGCGGCGGCGCCCGCCAGCGCGGCGCAGACCAGGTCGCCCGCGGAGACCACCAGGCGCGAGCACAGGGCCGCGACGATGGCCGTCCCGCCGTCCAGCACCGGGGCCAGCGCGGCGACCATGGCGACCTCGCGGACGCCCGCCCCGGCGGGGGCGATCACGACGGCGAAGCCGAGGCACCAGGCCAGCGCGAAGGCCCCGGCCGACAGCGCGAACGCCCGTCCCCCGGTGACGCCGAGGCCCGCGACGATCAGCGCCAGGTGGACGCCGTAGGCGGCCCAGCCGGCGAACGCCCACCCGGCCGAGGTGAGCAGGCCGCGGCGGGTCAGGGGACGTTCGAGCGGGGGCCGCCGCAGCAGGCGCAGCCCGAGGCCGAGCGCGGCGTTGACGACCTTGGGATGGAGGCCGGCGACGAGCACCGGCAGCAGCAGGAGCAGCCAGGCGTAGCGGGTGACCGAGTCGCCGGCGAAGACGGGCAGCGTGACCAGGGCGACGAGCAGGCCGCTGGCCAGGTAGATCGGATAGGTCAGGAAGAACGCGGCGGCGCTGCGCGGGCGCGGGACGCCGAGGTCCTTGCCCATCTCCATCTGCGCCAGCACCGGCCACAGCGAGCCGGGGATGTACTTGCCGAGCTGTCCGACGAAGAACACCTTGGCCGCGTCGGCGAACCGCAGCGGCGAGCCCAGGTCGGCGAGCAGCGCCCGCCACATGAGCATGCCCGCGGTGAGCGCCGCGAGCACGGCGACCAGCGAGCCGCCGAGCGCGGGCCACGACAGCCGCGCGAACCCCTCGGCCACCCGGGACCACTGCCCGGCGATCGTCCACGCGCCGAACCCCAGCGCGACCAGCAGGAAGGCGATCCTGACGAGCTTCTTGGGCGTGATCAGGCGGGTCGCCGAGGGGCTCATGGCGTCGGGACGGGCTGCGGGGGCTGCGGCAGGGCCGGCCCGAGCGGCCTGCGCGGCGTCTTGGACGCCACCCACAGGTAGGTGGGCACGACGGGCAGCAGCGCGCGCAGGGCGGCGCGCGGCGCGCGGGCCAAGGTGGCCTGGGCGGCGCGACCGGCGGCGCCGGGGAACAGCTCGGCGCCGGCGAAACGCTCCGGCGAGGCCAGCACGGGCAGCGAGTAGTCCCAGACGTGGAAGCCGGCCAGCATGCGGCGCAGCCCTCCGCGCGTGCGGAACCGCTCGTAGTAGTGGTCGGCGCGGCCGAACGAGCGGACGTAGCGGTCGGCGAGCGCGGGGGGCAGGTACGACAGGAAGGGCAGCTTGTAGTGCGGCTCGATCACGCCGAGCCGGTTGCCGAGCCCGAGGTACAGCACGCCGTCGTCGGCGAGCACCCGGCGCATCTCCCTGATCACGGCGTCGGGGTCGACCACGTGCTCGTAGATGTGGTTGAAGACCAGGACGTCCATCGACCCGTCGGGAAACGGCAGCGCGGTGCCGTCGGCGCAGACGAAGGCCACCCGCTTGCCGAACCGCTCCGCCGCCTTGCGCAGGCCGGGGACGTCGATGTCGATCCCGAAGGCGTGCTCCGCGCCCGCCGCGGCGAGCTCGTCGGCGATGAAACCGGCCGAGCAGCCGATGTCGGCGACGCGCCTGCCGTCGAGGACGGGGCCGTCGCCGGCGTCGCGCCCGAGGAAGTGCGCCAGTACGGCGATGATCTTGGCGGCCTTGCGCCGCCGCTTCGCCTCGTCCAGCATCGCGGCCTGAAACTCGGAGTACTCAAGCTGCGCCACGCGTTCCCTACCCACCCGGCCAAGGGTAGTGGGTGGGATCACGAGCCCGGGGCGAGCAGCGTGCGGACGTACGTCGCCCAATAGGGGGCGGGGTCCACGGCCTTGACGTTCGCGCGGAGACGTTCCGGCTCGCCGGGGGCGTAGAAGCGGGTGACGGCCTCGGCCAGGGCGTCCACCGAGCCGGGGGCCGCGACCAGGCCGTCCACGCCGTCGGTGACGTGCGCGGCCAGCGGCCCCACGTCGGTGACGATGGCGGGAAGGCCGTGCTCGTGGGCGAGCCAGACGTTCTGGCTGGCGGTGGCCGAGCGGTAGGGCATCACGAGCGCGTCCGCCCCGGCGAACAGGGCGGGCATCTCGTCGGCGGGCACGTAGCCGGGCCGCAGCTCGACCCGGTCGCCGAGCCCCAGCTCCGCGATCAGCGCGCGCGTGTCGTCCAGGCCGCCCCAGAACTCGCCCGCGACGGTCAGCGACACGCCCGGCACCCGGGCGAGGGCGCGCAGCAGCAGGTCGAGGCCCTTGTACGGCCGGACGATGCCGAAGAACAGCAGCCGCCGCGTCACGCCCCGCGCGGCGCCCCCGGCGGCCCGGGACGGCAGGTGCGGCGGCAGGGCGGCGACGGAGACCGGCGCGGGGGCGAGCTCCCTGGCGAGCGCGGCCTGCTCCTCCGAGTGCGCGAGCACCCGGTCCACCCGGCGCAGCAGCGCCCGGACCAGCGGCACGTCATAGGGCTTGCGCTCGTGCGGCAGCACGTTGTGGCACAGGGCCACGACCGGGGCCGCGCGGCGCAGGCCGTACAGGATGCCCAGGTAGGCGGGCACCTGGACCGGGCTGAGCAGGGTGAGCACGACGAGCCCCGCGCCGCGCAACCGCCGCCCGCAGCCGAGCCAGCCGGCCGGGTTGCGCCAGTCCAGCACCCGCCGGACGTGCGGGAACGGGTCGCCTTCCGGCGAGGAGATCGTCTGCTGCCCGGGGTACAGGAACGCGGGGTACTGCGCGCGCCAGGACTCGATCACGACGTCGTGCCCGGCGGCCGCGAGGCGGTGCGCCAGCTCGGTGGTGTGCTGCGCCCCGCCCCCCTTGTACGGGTACGTGGGCCCGGCGATCGCGATGCGCATGCGGATACCGGCCTACTCGCCCCGGGAGCGGACGATCAGGTCGGCCAGCAGGGCCAGCGACCCGATGATCAGGCCGGACAGGAACACCATCACGGTGCTGGCCGGGAAGTAGAAGGGGTGGCGGAACATGTCCACGACGCCCTTGACCAGGCCGATCACCACCAGCCAGATCGCGGGCGGCATCAGCACCTTGAGCGGGTTGAAGTACATCACCATCCGCAGCACCTGGAGGATGTAGCGGTAGGCGTCGGAGATGAAGCTGAACTTGGACGTCCCCGCCCGCTTGCTGTACTCGATCGGCATGTACTGCACGTCGTGCTGGTTGGACAGGAACGCCAGCGTGATCGTGGTGACGCAGGAGAACCCGGGGGGCAGCAGCCGCAGGTACGGCAGCGAGACCGACCTGCGGAACGCGCGCAGCCCCGAGTTCAGGTCGGGGATCTCCTGGCCCGCCAGCCGCTCGGCCACCTTGCGGATGAACCACTTGGCGGGCACCCGCAGGAACTTGTGCGACCCCTGCTCGCTGGTGCGCGCCCCGACGACCTGGTCGACGGTGGGGTCCTTCTCCAAGATCTGCACCAGTTCGGGGATGCGGTCGTTGGGGTAGGTCATGTCGGCGTCGGTCCACACGACGATCTCGCCGCGCGCGTCCTGCGTGCCGATGCGCCGCACGGTGCCCGAGCCGCCGTTGCGGTGGAAGGCCACGACGCGCATGTTGGGGAAGCGGGGCGCGGCCTCGCGGAGCCGGTCGAGCGTGCCGTCGGTGGAGTGGTCGTCCACGGCCATGAGCTCGTAGGTGTAGCCGCTGCCGTCCATGGCGCCGCAGATGCGTTCGACTTCCTCGATGACGTGGTCCTGCTCGTTGTAACAGGGAAGGACGATCGTCACATAGGGCTTGGCGTCCACGGCGGGTCCAGTCTCAGGCGTCTCGGTCACACTCACGTCGGGCGAGGATACAGTGCCCGGCCGGCGAGGAAATCCACATCTTCCTCATCAGCACAGTCTTTTCCGCCGCATCCCCACCTCACTCCGCCCGCCCCGCCCCCATGGGGCATGCGGGGGTGACGGCCCTGTCTACCAGGCCGTCCGGTGATTGCGCGGCGATTTCCCCATGCGGACCACGCCGTTGCGCATGCCTTCCCCCTTTTGCCGGAATTTCACCCCG includes these proteins:
- a CDS encoding class I SAM-dependent methyltransferase, whose translation is MGRERVAQLEYSEFQAAMLDEAKRRRKAAKIIAVLAHFLGRDAGDGPVLDGRRVADIGCSAGFIADELAAAGAEHAFGIDIDVPGLRKAAERFGKRVAFVCADGTALPFPDGSMDVLVFNHIYEHVVDPDAVIREMRRVLADDGVLYLGLGNRLGVIEPHYKLPFLSYLPPALADRYVRSFGRADHYYERFRTRGGLRRMLAGFHVWDYSLPVLASPERFAGAELFPGAAGRAAQATLARAPRAALRALLPVVPTYLWVASKTPRRPLGPALPQPPQPVPTP
- a CDS encoding glycosyltransferase family 4 protein — encoded protein: MRIAIAGPTYPYKGGGAQHTTELAHRLAAAGHDVVIESWRAQYPAFLYPGQQTISSPEGDPFPHVRRVLDWRNPAGWLGCGRRLRGAGLVVLTLLSPVQVPAYLGILYGLRRAAPVVALCHNVLPHERKPYDVPLVRALLRRVDRVLAHSEEQAALARELAPAPVSVAALPPHLPSRAAGGAARGVTRRLLFFGIVRPYKGLDLLLRALARVPGVSLTVAGEFWGGLDDTRALIAELGLGDRVELRPGYVPADEMPALFAGADALVMPYRSATASQNVWLAHEHGLPAIVTDVGPLAAHVTDGVDGLVAAPGSVDALAEAVTRFYAPGEPERLRANVKAVDPAPYWATYVRTLLAPGS
- a CDS encoding lysylphosphatidylglycerol synthase domain-containing protein gives rise to the protein MSPSATRLITPKKLVRIAFLLVALGFGAWTIAGQWSRVAEGFARLSWPALGGSLVAVLAALTAGMLMWRALLADLGSPLRFADAAKVFFVGQLGKYIPGSLWPVLAQMEMGKDLGVPRPRSAAAFFLTYPIYLASGLLVALVTLPVFAGDSVTRYAWLLLLLPVLVAGLHPKVVNAALGLGLRLLRRPPLERPLTRRGLLTSAGWAFAGWAAYGVHLALIVAGLGVTGGRAFALSAGAFALAWCLGFAVVIAPAGAGVREVAMVAALAPVLDGGTAIVAALCSRLVVSAGDLVCAALAGAAARRARAVPVPARNE
- a CDS encoding glycosyltransferase family 4 protein — encoded protein: MTPRVLVDATAVPADRGGLIRYVDGLLSALDRAGADLAVVCQRSDADRYGKIAASARILPGPPAIGSRGARLAWEQTGLPVLARKVAAKVIHAPYYSIPLQSGLPTVATVHDVTWFTEHDRHGDLKGSFFRAATRTAVRDCARVIVPSKATRDELVRVLAADPTRIDVAYHGVDRGLFHEPSSDEVARAAGRLGLHGRPYVAFLGAFEPRKNVPNLVRGFGQAVRDLPEPPALVLASGAGWSDEVDTAIGELPVTVRVVRPGYLSFTDLPGFLGGAVVVAFPSRGEGFGLPVLEAMACGAPVLTTHRTSLPEVGGDAVAYTEPDAESIRDALKTLLLSPERRRALADAGISRSREFTWEASAEAHLASYERAADR
- a CDS encoding glycosyltransferase family 2 protein, whose amino-acid sequence is MSVTETPETGPAVDAKPYVTIVLPCYNEQDHVIEEVERICGAMDGSGYTYELMAVDDHSTDGTLDRLREAAPRFPNMRVVAFHRNGGSGTVRRIGTQDARGEIVVWTDADMTYPNDRIPELVQILEKDPTVDQVVGARTSEQGSHKFLRVPAKWFIRKVAERLAGQEIPDLNSGLRAFRRSVSLPYLRLLPPGFSCVTTITLAFLSNQHDVQYMPIEYSKRAGTSKFSFISDAYRYILQVLRMVMYFNPLKVLMPPAIWLVVIGLVKGVVDMFRHPFYFPASTVMVFLSGLIIGSLALLADLIVRSRGE